In one Haloplanus salinus genomic region, the following are encoded:
- a CDS encoding GAF domain-containing protein, protein MEAKTSVLVVGVRSVSGVATSRILERRYDGLRTVECDDPRDAAAHLREASVDCVVSGYRLDGATGIEFYHTVRRIASPPPPFVLVGEDVDGSVVKDAIDAGVTDHVRDRNDGVAPEVLANRVGTAVELSRTRDQAAELSRLNAVMRRINRQLVDATSREEVDRRVCEAFSDVDPHLFAWVGSVTDDERVRPRTAAGAEEGYLDAVTITADESATGQGPAGTALREERVVVQQVRNDDAFAPWRDEALARGYQSVAAVPLRHDGTRYGVLCVYGDSPHAFGEADRAVFAELGDTVAEAYHRIDLQRVYERQYRRLFEEAPVMFALVETVEGTPVVDDCNRLFAETLGYARDELRGMPLAELYADGSEATMLDDGYERARAGDFVRERRELVTTDGETVSTLLRATPRRDVDGDVVGTNALYVDLGGQAQVGRLEALRERMEFALDITDSHVYEIDLRSGAQTRYGAFERLFGVAPEAVPTNEAFYETCVHPDDRDRLERAERTELDSTQGEPVRIEYRTHPDNGPVKWVRSVTYRQRTSHDAGASSRLVGLATDVTDRRERAAQLEAATTALSRRAEAMERFIQTVVDREVPFETRVERVLDLGREHLDMDVARVVHVDGDDYAVEYAVASADDAVPEATALEDTCHSLVLSADEAVGFHRPAAGDAETRTASRNSGRRSYLGVPIYAGDERYGVLDFSSSDARDEPFGGEERTFVRLFAQWLGSGVARRRSQARAKRHRERLEAQNERLDEFASVVSHDLRSPLNVAKGRLELLREEHESEHLDGIDKGLSRIEALATDMLQLARQGKPICDPTSVDLPTLVEECWGTVRTGDATLRVETTRTLSADRSRLRQLVENLVRNAVEHGGSDVTVTIGDLDDGFYVADDGSGIPAGERETVFDNEYTTRAEGTGMGLSIVHEVATAHGWTVEAAESATGGARIEITGTAETSVDA, encoded by the coding sequence ATGGAGGCGAAGACGAGCGTCCTCGTAGTCGGAGTTCGGTCGGTTTCCGGGGTCGCGACGTCGAGGATCCTCGAACGACGGTACGACGGGCTCCGAACGGTGGAGTGTGACGACCCGAGGGACGCGGCGGCACATCTTCGAGAGGCTTCGGTCGACTGCGTGGTTAGCGGCTATCGACTCGACGGGGCGACCGGCATCGAGTTCTACCACACCGTGCGACGGATCGCGTCGCCGCCACCGCCGTTCGTCCTCGTCGGCGAGGACGTGGACGGTAGCGTGGTCAAAGACGCCATCGACGCCGGCGTGACCGATCACGTACGCGACCGCAACGACGGGGTGGCTCCCGAGGTGCTGGCCAATCGGGTCGGCACCGCGGTCGAGTTGAGTCGAACCCGTGACCAGGCCGCGGAGCTCTCGCGGCTGAATGCGGTCATGCGCCGGATCAACCGTCAACTCGTCGACGCGACGAGCCGCGAGGAGGTAGACCGACGGGTCTGTGAGGCGTTCAGCGACGTCGACCCGCACCTGTTCGCGTGGGTGGGGTCGGTGACCGACGACGAGCGGGTTCGGCCGCGCACGGCGGCCGGCGCCGAGGAAGGGTATCTCGACGCGGTGACCATCACGGCCGACGAGTCCGCGACGGGACAGGGTCCAGCGGGTACCGCGCTCCGCGAGGAACGCGTCGTCGTTCAGCAGGTCCGGAACGACGACGCGTTCGCGCCGTGGCGGGACGAAGCCCTCGCTCGCGGCTACCAGTCCGTCGCCGCAGTCCCGTTACGGCACGACGGGACCCGATACGGCGTCCTCTGTGTCTACGGGGACAGTCCACACGCGTTCGGCGAGGCAGACCGCGCCGTCTTCGCGGAGTTGGGCGACACGGTCGCCGAGGCGTATCACCGGATCGACCTGCAACGGGTGTACGAACGCCAGTACCGACGACTCTTCGAGGAAGCTCCCGTGATGTTCGCCCTCGTCGAGACGGTCGAGGGGACGCCGGTCGTCGACGACTGCAACCGCCTCTTCGCCGAAACGCTGGGCTACGCGCGCGACGAGTTGCGTGGGATGCCGCTCGCGGAACTGTACGCCGACGGATCGGAGGCGACGATGCTCGACGACGGATACGAGCGGGCGCGTGCCGGTGACTTCGTGCGCGAACGCCGGGAACTCGTCACGACGGACGGTGAGACCGTCTCGACGCTACTTCGGGCGACACCACGCCGCGACGTGGACGGCGACGTCGTCGGGACGAACGCCCTGTACGTCGATCTCGGCGGGCAGGCACAGGTGGGGCGACTCGAAGCCCTCCGTGAACGGATGGAGTTCGCGCTCGATATCACCGACTCGCACGTGTACGAGATCGATCTACGGAGCGGCGCACAGACGCGGTACGGTGCCTTCGAACGGCTCTTCGGCGTCGCGCCCGAGGCAGTGCCGACCAACGAGGCGTTCTACGAGACGTGCGTCCACCCCGACGACAGGGACCGACTCGAACGCGCGGAGCGGACGGAACTGGACTCGACACAGGGGGAACCGGTCCGTATCGAGTATCGAACGCACCCGGACAACGGCCCGGTCAAGTGGGTGCGGTCGGTGACGTATCGCCAGCGAACGTCCCACGACGCCGGTGCGTCGTCGCGGCTCGTCGGCCTCGCGACCGACGTGACCGACCGGCGGGAGCGAGCGGCACAGTTGGAGGCGGCAACGACGGCGCTGTCGCGTCGCGCCGAGGCGATGGAGCGGTTCATACAGACGGTCGTCGATCGGGAGGTGCCTTTCGAGACGCGGGTGGAGCGTGTCCTCGACCTCGGCAGGGAGCACCTCGACATGGACGTCGCCAGAGTCGTCCACGTCGACGGTGACGACTACGCCGTCGAATACGCCGTCGCGTCGGCGGACGACGCCGTCCCCGAGGCGACGGCGCTCGAAGACACGTGCCATTCGCTCGTCCTCTCGGCGGACGAAGCGGTCGGCTTCCACCGTCCCGCGGCCGGCGACGCGGAGACACGTACCGCCTCGCGCAACTCCGGGCGGCGTTCGTACCTCGGCGTGCCGATCTACGCCGGGGACGAGCGCTATGGAGTCCTCGACTTCTCCAGTTCCGACGCCCGCGACGAGCCGTTCGGAGGCGAGGAACGAACGTTCGTGCGACTCTTCGCACAGTGGCTGGGGAGCGGAGTCGCTCGACGTCGGAGCCAGGCTCGCGCGAAGCGACATCGGGAGCGCCTCGAAGCGCAGAACGAACGCCTCGACGAGTTCGCATCGGTCGTCTCACACGACCTCCGGAGCCCGCTGAACGTCGCGAAGGGGCGACTCGAACTCCTTCGCGAAGAACACGAGAGCGAGCATCTCGACGGTATCGACAAGGGGCTCTCACGGATCGAGGCGCTGGCCACCGATATGTTACAGCTAGCCCGCCAGGGCAAGCCCATCTGCGACCCGACCTCGGTCGACCTGCCGACCCTCGTCGAGGAGTGCTGGGGGACGGTACGGACCGGCGATGCGACCCTCCGCGTCGAGACGACACGGACGCTGTCGGCCGATCGGAGCCGGCTCCGACAACTCGTCGAGAACCTCGTTCGGAACGCCGTCGAACACGGGGGATCGGACGTGACGGTGACCATCGGCGACCTGGACGACGGCTTCTACGTCGCCGACGACGGCTCGGGCATCCCGGCCGGCGAGCGCGAGACGGTGTTCGACAACGAGTACACGACGCGAGCGGAGGGGACGGGCATGGGTCTGTCCATCGTGCACGAAGTGGCCACCGCACACGGCTGGACCGTGGAGGCAGCCGAGAGCGCCACCGGTGGGGCGCGGATCGAGATCACCGGTACGGCGGAAACGAGCGTGGATGCGTAG
- a CDS encoding amidohydrolase family protein: protein MEEIEGTILTGRSFEPVHGRVVVEDGRITAVEETTGRDGDPNRIVLPAFVNAHTHVGDSVAKEAAVGLGLKEAVVPPDSRKHRRLAAADRETLVGEMHRTLRFMQRTGTAAFLDFREFGVDGARALREAAEGLDIEAFVFGSDDPAVLDVADGFGASGANDDDYTARRAATREHGVPFAIHAGEPDATDIHPALDLDPDLLVHMVHAEADHLERVADQEVPIVVCPRANRVLGVGRPPVGTLLEHTDVALGTDNVMLNAPSMLREMEYTAKTFDLPSRTVLRMGTTAGAEAVGLDCGVIEPGRRAALLVLDGDSDNLSGVVDPVDAVVRRATALDIQRVIC from the coding sequence ATGGAAGAGATCGAGGGAACCATCCTCACCGGGCGGTCGTTCGAGCCGGTCCACGGCCGGGTCGTCGTCGAGGACGGCCGCATCACGGCCGTCGAGGAGACGACCGGGCGCGACGGCGACCCGAACCGCATCGTGCTGCCGGCGTTCGTGAACGCACACACCCACGTCGGTGACTCGGTCGCCAAGGAAGCGGCTGTCGGGCTCGGCCTGAAAGAGGCGGTAGTGCCGCCGGACAGCCGGAAGCATCGGCGGCTGGCGGCAGCCGACCGCGAGACGCTGGTCGGTGAGATGCACCGTACGCTCCGTTTCATGCAGCGAACCGGAACCGCGGCGTTTCTCGACTTCCGCGAGTTCGGCGTCGACGGCGCCCGGGCACTACGTGAGGCCGCCGAGGGACTCGATATCGAGGCGTTCGTGTTCGGTAGCGACGACCCGGCCGTCCTCGACGTAGCCGACGGGTTCGGTGCCAGTGGAGCGAACGACGACGACTACACCGCCCGACGGGCGGCCACAAGAGAGCACGGGGTTCCGTTCGCTATCCACGCCGGCGAGCCGGACGCCACCGACATTCACCCGGCGCTCGATCTGGACCCGGACCTGCTGGTCCACATGGTCCACGCCGAAGCCGACCACCTCGAACGAGTCGCCGACCAAGAGGTCCCTATCGTGGTCTGCCCCCGCGCGAACCGCGTCCTCGGTGTCGGCCGGCCACCGGTCGGGACCCTGCTCGAGCACACTGATGTGGCGCTCGGGACGGACAACGTGATGCTGAACGCGCCCTCGATGCTCCGTGAGATGGAGTACACCGCCAAGACCTTCGACCTCCCCTCGCGGACGGTACTCCGAATGGGGACGACCGCAGGAGCCGAGGCGGTCGGCCTCGACTGTGGCGTCATCGAACCGGGTCGTCGAGCTGCGCTGCTGGTGCTCGACGGTGACTCGGATAACCTCTCGGGCGTCGTGGACCCGGTCGATGCGGTCGTCCGGCGAGCGACGGCACTGGATATCCAGCGGGTCATCTGCTGA
- a CDS encoding DUF4864 domain-containing protein has product MEDAAYPVAGVPAPDPSYGPERVVGIQLEALATNDDPIPDAGIKTAYNFASPANRRQTGPLDRFVRMVEGPQYAPMIDHEDAIRGPLERTESRADQQVTLTGPDGRTETYRFGVSKQSGGSLDGCWLTDRVLVV; this is encoded by the coding sequence ATGGAAGACGCAGCGTACCCCGTCGCGGGAGTGCCGGCGCCGGATCCGTCGTACGGTCCTGAACGCGTCGTCGGCATCCAACTCGAAGCGCTTGCGACCAACGACGATCCGATTCCCGACGCGGGCATCAAGACGGCGTACAATTTCGCGTCACCCGCGAATCGACGGCAGACAGGGCCACTCGATCGGTTCGTTCGGATGGTCGAAGGTCCCCAGTACGCGCCGATGATCGACCACGAGGACGCTATCCGCGGACCACTCGAACGGACGGAGTCGCGTGCGGACCAGCAGGTAACGCTCACCGGGCCCGACGGCCGGACGGAGACGTACCGCTTCGGCGTCTCGAAGCAGTCCGGTGGGTCACTGGACGGCTGTTGGCTGACCGACCGCGTCCTCGTCGTGTGA
- a CDS encoding DUF5785 family protein: protein MDWPHDPDGEEGSEGGRKYGHAVIAKKVDEAEDFPLDVAAFVDEYGDDPVRIDHETVVPLRDIFEGVDAAEFGDFVEMHRALGEAMRANGYWSYEGADAFVGDA from the coding sequence ATGGACTGGCCACACGACCCGGACGGTGAAGAGGGTAGCGAGGGCGGCCGCAAGTACGGCCACGCCGTCATCGCCAAGAAAGTCGACGAGGCGGAGGACTTCCCGCTCGACGTCGCGGCCTTCGTCGACGAGTACGGCGACGACCCCGTACGGATCGACCACGAGACGGTCGTCCCGCTCCGGGACATCTTCGAGGGCGTCGACGCCGCGGAGTTCGGCGACTTCGTCGAGATGCATCGGGCGCTCGGCGAAGCGATGCGCGCGAACGGCTACTGGTCCTACGAGGGCGCGGACGCGTTCGTCGGCGACGCCTGA
- a CDS encoding dihydrofolate reductase translates to MAAVADDGVIGRGGSLDTTTYVTGVDAALDALGARDADRAFVLGGAAIYEGFQPRVTRMVLSRIPGRYGGDATVPDWDRDAWTLRARTAFDEFTLERWERREEGAVATPRDNAPRLANAHEQPER, encoded by the coding sequence GTGGCCGCCGTCGCGGACGACGGGGTGATCGGGCGGGGTGGGTCGCTCGACACGACGACGTACGTCACCGGCGTCGACGCGGCGCTCGACGCCCTCGGCGCGCGGGATGCGGACCGGGCGTTCGTCCTCGGCGGCGCCGCCATCTACGAGGGGTTCCAGCCCCGCGTGACGCGGATGGTGCTCAGTCGAATTCCCGGGCGATACGGCGGCGATGCGACCGTTCCGGACTGGGATCGCGACGCGTGGACGCTGCGGGCACGAACGGCGTTCGACGAGTTCACGCTGGAGCGATGGGAGCGACGGGAGGAGGGCGCCGTCGCCACGCCCCGTGACAACGCTCCCCGTTTGGCCAATGCTCACGAACAGCCTGAACGATGA
- the moaA gene encoding GTP 3',8-cyclase MoaA: MLEDDFGREVTGVRVSLTDRCNFDCVYCHNEGLGDTRGPMEAQDDEMSADDIVRFLDVAAEFDVDSVKFTGGEPMLRDDLEEIIRRTPDSMEVSMTTNGTYLPGRAEGLVDAGLERVNVSQDALDPDAFAEITKAGAYDKVMEGVEAALDAGLDPVKLNMVVFEHTAGYVEDMVNHVAENDGLQLQLIEYMPELTGKPEWNIDIQRVHDWLADIADEVEHREMHDRKRYWVSGTDPDAPTADPADRGMVEIVDPVENPTFCANCHRVRVTHEGYLKGCLNRNDDLRSMGEMTKPEIRETFRETVANRVPYYGEYMIKNDEGEWEINEKYIGAPTA; this comes from the coding sequence ATGTTGGAGGACGATTTCGGTCGTGAAGTGACGGGGGTTCGCGTGTCACTCACCGACCGCTGTAACTTCGACTGTGTTTACTGTCACAACGAGGGGCTGGGTGACACGCGGGGGCCGATGGAGGCACAGGACGACGAGATGTCGGCCGACGACATCGTTCGGTTCCTCGACGTGGCCGCGGAGTTCGACGTCGACAGCGTGAAGTTCACCGGCGGGGAGCCGATGCTTCGGGACGACCTCGAAGAGATCATCCGGCGCACGCCCGACTCGATGGAGGTGTCGATGACGACCAACGGCACCTATCTTCCCGGCCGTGCCGAGGGCCTCGTCGACGCCGGTCTCGAACGGGTCAACGTCTCGCAGGACGCTCTCGACCCCGACGCGTTCGCGGAGATCACGAAGGCCGGCGCCTACGACAAGGTGATGGAGGGCGTCGAGGCGGCGCTCGACGCGGGACTCGACCCCGTCAAGCTGAACATGGTCGTCTTCGAACACACCGCCGGCTACGTCGAGGACATGGTGAACCACGTCGCCGAGAACGACGGCCTCCAGCTCCAGCTGATCGAGTACATGCCCGAACTGACGGGGAAGCCGGAGTGGAACATCGACATTCAGCGCGTCCACGACTGGCTGGCCGACATCGCCGACGAGGTGGAACATCGCGAGATGCACGACCGGAAACGCTACTGGGTGAGCGGGACCGACCCGGACGCCCCGACCGCGGACCCCGCCGATCGGGGGATGGTCGAAATCGTCGATCCCGTCGAGAACCCCACCTTCTGTGCCAACTGCCACCGGGTCCGCGTCACCCACGAGGGCTACCTGAAGGGGTGTCTCAACCGCAACGACGACCTGCGCTCGATGGGCGAGATGACGAAACCCGAGATCCGGGAGACGTTCAGAGAGACCGTCGCCAACCGCGTCCCCTACTACGGCGAGTACATGATCAAAAACGACGAGGGCGAGTGGGAGATCAACGAGAAGTACATCGGCGCGCCGACGGCGTAA
- a CDS encoding Mrp/NBP35 family ATP-binding protein has protein sequence MDEADVRELLGGVEDPDLGDDIVSLGLVNGVDVDDGVATVSLALGAPYAPTESAIAADVREVLTDAGLAVELTAKRPAAIRDDEVLPGVKNVVAVASGKGGVGKSTVAVNLAAGLSKLGAKVGLFDTDVYGPNVPRMLDSQDPPTATDDDTIIPPERYGVKLISMAFMVGEDDPVIWRGPMVHQVLTQLVEDVEWGELDYLVLDMPPGTGDTQLTILQTLPLAGAVIVTTPEEVAVDDARKGIRMFGRHDTNVLGLAENMSSFVCPDCGGQHDIFGSGGGRELAEANNLPYLGGVPLDPEVRSGEEPMVLQDDNPTADAFRVITEDVANNVGVVNRRRVSNS, from the coding sequence ATGGACGAAGCGGACGTACGGGAGTTGCTCGGCGGGGTCGAGGATCCCGACCTCGGCGACGACATCGTGTCGCTCGGACTGGTCAACGGCGTCGACGTCGACGACGGCGTGGCGACGGTGTCGCTCGCCCTCGGTGCGCCATACGCGCCGACGGAGAGCGCCATCGCCGCGGACGTTCGGGAGGTCCTGACCGACGCCGGACTGGCGGTCGAACTCACGGCCAAGCGACCCGCCGCCATCCGGGACGACGAGGTGTTGCCCGGCGTGAAAAACGTCGTCGCCGTCGCGTCCGGAAAGGGCGGCGTCGGCAAGTCGACGGTGGCCGTGAACCTCGCCGCCGGCCTGTCGAAACTCGGCGCGAAGGTGGGCCTGTTCGACACCGACGTGTACGGGCCGAACGTGCCCCGAATGCTCGACTCCCAGGACCCGCCGACGGCGACGGACGACGACACCATCATTCCGCCCGAGCGCTACGGGGTGAAGCTGATCAGCATGGCGTTCATGGTCGGCGAGGACGACCCAGTCATCTGGCGCGGCCCGATGGTCCACCAGGTCCTCACCCAACTCGTCGAGGACGTGGAGTGGGGGGAACTCGACTACCTCGTCCTCGACATGCCGCCGGGGACGGGCGACACGCAGTTGACCATCCTCCAGACCCTGCCCCTCGCCGGTGCCGTCATCGTCACGACGCCGGAGGAGGTGGCCGTCGACGACGCCCGGAAGGGCATCCGGATGTTCGGCCGCCACGACACGAACGTTCTCGGCCTCGCCGAGAACATGAGTTCGTTCGTGTGTCCCGACTGCGGCGGGCAACACGACATCTTCGGCTCCGGTGGCGGCCGCGAACTCGCGGAGGCGAACAACCTCCCTTACCTCGGCGGCGTTCCCCTCGACCCCGAGGTTCGGAGCGGCGAGGAGCCGATGGTGTTACAGGACGACAACCCGACCGCCGACGCTTTCCGCGTCATCACCGAGGACGTCGCCAACAACGTCGGCGTCGTCAACCGGCGACGCGTCTCGAACTCGTAA
- a CDS encoding uracil-DNA glycosylase, producing the protein MDPAQDSPENPFGMDEDCRNCSDLCDARTNVVHGYGDVGADFLFVGSRPGPGADRTGVPFTGDDAGRRLQRILGALDLAASSPDADRPELDGAYLTYLTRCRHPDRGPTDEEVATCDPYLTADLRMINPEIIVPVGTRALRSVAAEHTTRDPAELDADDLHATTVRGRGFELVPMRALDDQTDAEAEAFVEYFAESVLGRDYRQTKGRSGAHD; encoded by the coding sequence GTGGACCCAGCACAGGACTCCCCCGAGAACCCGTTCGGCATGGACGAGGACTGCCGGAACTGTTCGGACCTCTGTGACGCACGGACGAACGTCGTCCACGGGTACGGCGACGTTGGCGCGGACTTCCTGTTCGTCGGCAGCCGCCCGGGACCGGGAGCGGACCGCACCGGCGTTCCCTTCACCGGCGACGACGCCGGCCGTCGCCTCCAGCGGATCCTCGGCGCCCTCGACCTCGCGGCGTCGTCGCCCGACGCCGACCGGCCGGAACTCGACGGGGCGTATCTCACCTACCTCACCCGGTGTCGCCACCCCGACCGCGGCCCGACCGACGAGGAGGTAGCGACCTGCGACCCGTACCTCACCGCCGACCTGCGCATGATCAACCCGGAGATCATCGTCCCCGTCGGGACGCGGGCGCTCCGGAGCGTCGCTGCCGAACACACGACGCGCGACCCGGCCGAACTCGACGCCGACGACCTCCACGCGACGACGGTTCGCGGCCGCGGGTTCGAACTCGTCCCCATGCGTGCCCTCGACGACCAGACCGACGCCGAGGCCGAGGCCTTCGTCGAGTACTTCGCCGAGTCGGTGCTCGGGCGGGACTACCGGCAGACGAAAGGACGGAGCGGCGCGCACGACTAA
- a CDS encoding methyltransferase domain-containing protein produces MDVLSAAGRRKRDDSDDGSFYDNPRYVTHADAAFCQRLTALYDGVIDCGDRVFDAMGSWISHFPETELGHVVGHGLNADELAANDRYDEWFVRNLNEEQSLPLEDGAFDVVCCALSVQYLQFPEAVFEEFDRVLDGGGVVVVSFTNRMFPTKAIRAWRMASMADRANLVASYLRAGGLTVTDRVADDGPGDPFYAVVGRAGADRHQE; encoded by the coding sequence ATGGACGTGCTCTCGGCAGCGGGGCGCCGAAAACGGGACGACAGCGACGACGGCAGCTTCTACGACAACCCCCGATACGTGACACACGCCGACGCGGCGTTCTGCCAGCGATTGACGGCGCTGTACGACGGGGTCATCGACTGCGGCGATCGTGTCTTCGACGCGATGGGCAGCTGGATATCTCACTTCCCGGAGACGGAACTCGGTCATGTGGTCGGTCACGGGCTCAACGCGGACGAACTCGCGGCGAACGACCGTTACGACGAGTGGTTCGTCCGGAACCTCAACGAGGAGCAGTCGCTCCCGCTCGAGGATGGCGCCTTCGACGTGGTCTGTTGTGCCCTCTCAGTACAGTATCTCCAGTTCCCCGAAGCGGTGTTCGAGGAGTTCGACCGCGTGCTCGACGGCGGCGGTGTCGTTGTCGTGAGCTTCACCAACCGCATGTTCCCGACGAAGGCAATCAGAGCGTGGCGGATGGCCTCGATGGCCGACCGCGCGAACCTGGTCGCATCGTATCTGCGAGCCGGCGGGCTGACCGTGACCGACCGCGTCGCCGACGACGGCCCGGGCGATCCGTTCTACGCCGTCGTCGGGCGGGCCGGAGCGGATCGTCACCAGGAATGA
- a CDS encoding SDR family oxidoreductase — protein sequence MNGIRDSVAIVTGASSGIGRAAARRFAEEGARVVAADVDAEGGSETAEAIRDAGGEATFVETDVSDRANVEAMVEAAVDRYGGLDFAFNNAGIEGRNDSLADQADDNWERVIDVNLKGVFLGLQAEIPAMLDDGGGVIVNTSSIAGVVGFQGVSPYVASKHGVIGLTKTAALEYGREGVRVNAISPGVIETPMVERAAAANPEMIEAVSEATPMGRVGDPEEIGDAAVWLCSDDASFVTGETLVVDGGYVSQ from the coding sequence ATGAACGGCATTCGGGATTCGGTGGCGATCGTAACGGGGGCAAGCAGCGGCATCGGCCGGGCGGCGGCACGGCGGTTCGCCGAGGAGGGCGCACGCGTGGTCGCCGCGGACGTGGACGCGGAAGGCGGATCGGAGACTGCGGAGGCCATCCGCGACGCCGGGGGCGAAGCGACGTTCGTCGAGACGGACGTGAGCGACCGAGCGAACGTCGAGGCGATGGTCGAGGCGGCCGTCGACCGCTACGGCGGCCTCGATTTCGCGTTCAACAACGCCGGTATCGAGGGGCGTAACGACTCGCTGGCGGACCAGGCGGACGACAACTGGGAGCGCGTCATCGACGTCAACCTCAAGGGCGTCTTCCTGGGGCTGCAGGCCGAGATTCCCGCGATGCTCGACGACGGCGGCGGGGTGATCGTGAACACCTCCTCTATCGCCGGCGTCGTCGGCTTCCAAGGCGTGAGTCCGTACGTCGCGAGCAAACACGGCGTGATCGGGTTGACCAAGACCGCCGCACTGGAGTACGGCCGCGAGGGGGTGCGGGTGAACGCCATCTCGCCGGGCGTGATCGAGACGCCGATGGTCGAACGGGCGGCGGCGGCCAATCCGGAGATGATCGAAGCGGTCAGCGAGGCGACGCCGATGGGTCGGGTCGGCGACCCCGAGGAGATCGGCGACGCCGCGGTGTGGCTCTGTTCCGACGACGCGTCGTTCGTGACCGGCGAGACGCTGGTGGTCGATGGGGGGTACGTGAGTCAGTGA
- a CDS encoding response regulator, whose product MTDDIVADFTADVALSDGDATPSRMRVVLNEQELAFATGDGTRSIPLSRVFDIVQDISPGTAPDSTETIRLAFRVGEVREVASVHGDAETLLRFQHTLFRALLTGTTVVVRHTLDGSRRHAARELSLSPTATSARFEDDGATAFVVPRESVSEFRTGHESLGDDRQAAVTLFWMDDGVPAKTVVCLPTPRLFNLFGRYLQSTARLEPESDAGDRPRTVGVLLVDDDPDDLEMSELFLKRQSDRFDIERATSAAGGLDYLADNPADCVVSDFDMPGTDGIEFLQSVRERYPNLPFILFTGQGSERVAKQAIIDDVTDYVEKGVGTNQYAVLAQRIQKAVD is encoded by the coding sequence GTGACCGACGACATCGTGGCCGACTTCACGGCCGACGTGGCGCTAAGCGACGGCGACGCGACGCCCAGTCGGATGCGCGTCGTCCTGAACGAGCAGGAACTCGCGTTCGCGACGGGCGACGGGACGCGGTCGATCCCCCTCAGTCGCGTGTTCGACATCGTCCAGGACATCTCTCCCGGCACGGCGCCGGACTCGACGGAGACGATTCGACTCGCGTTCCGTGTCGGCGAAGTGCGCGAGGTGGCGTCGGTTCACGGTGACGCGGAGACGCTCCTGCGATTCCAGCACACGCTGTTTCGGGCCCTGTTGACCGGGACGACCGTCGTCGTCAGACACACCCTCGACGGAAGCCGACGCCACGCAGCGAGGGAGCTATCGCTGTCGCCGACGGCCACCAGCGCCCGATTCGAGGACGACGGGGCGACCGCGTTCGTGGTCCCGCGCGAGTCGGTGTCGGAGTTCCGGACGGGCCACGAGTCGCTCGGCGACGACCGGCAGGCGGCGGTCACGCTCTTCTGGATGGACGACGGCGTGCCGGCCAAGACCGTCGTCTGCCTGCCCACGCCCCGCCTGTTCAACCTGTTCGGTCGGTATCTCCAGTCCACTGCGAGACTCGAGCCGGAGTCCGATGCGGGCGATCGCCCACGGACCGTCGGCGTGCTACTGGTCGACGACGACCCGGACGACCTGGAGATGAGCGAACTGTTCCTGAAGCGGCAGTCCGATCGCTTCGACATCGAGCGTGCCACCAGCGCCGCTGGCGGACTCGATTATCTCGCCGACAACCCGGCGGACTGTGTCGTCAGCGACTTCGACATGCCCGGCACCGACGGTATCGAGTTCCTCCAGTCGGTCCGCGAGCGGTATCCGAACCTTCCGTTCATCCTCTTTACCGGACAGGGATCGGAACGTGTCGCCAAGCAGGCCATCATCGACGACGTGACCGACTACGTCGAGAAGGGCGTCGGGACGAATCAGTACGCCGTCCTCGCACAGCGGATCCAAAAGGCCGTCGACTGA